The following is a genomic window from Solanum stenotomum isolate F172 chromosome 4, ASM1918654v1, whole genome shotgun sequence.
TCAAAAGTTACCCTACCTTTCCACTCATGACTCACTCCCATTCTCAACTCCTGATGCTCATGACCTTCCTGCGCCTGTTATTGGTCCTGAAGCTTTGCCATGTACCTTGAAATCTCTCTTCTGAAGGCCAACTACCTGAAAAGACCATTAGTTCTTTACGTTAAACAATTGCTttgtctatcggaaacaacctctctacctctgaGGTGgaggtaaggtctgtgtacactctaccctccccttACCCCATTGTGTGGGATTACACTCtgtatgttgttgtagttgCTTTGTCCAACATTGTTTATCCTCTTACAACCCtcttttgtttagaattttggAACTTCCAGCTTTTCAGTCCAACGCCTTTTGTCCTCCCCAGCACCCCTTTCTTTCACGTCTCTTTTTAAAATGGACCCTTTTAACATTTTCTCCTGAATAATGATATGCAGTCCTTGCCATTTGGTGGAGTCAAAGACAGTGGATTTGGAAGATTTGCTGGTATTGAAGGATTACGAGCTTGCTGTCTTGTAAAGTCGGTTGTGGAGGACCGGTGGTGGCCATTTATTAAAACCAAGATACCAAAGCCTATTCAGGTGAGTTACTCATCTACTGAAACCATCCTGTCATTCATACATTTCATAtcatataagtaaattttactCCCATCTTTTTGCAGTATCCTATTGCTGAGAATGGATTCGAGTTCCAAGAGTCTCTGGTGCACACTCTTTATGGTTTGAACATCTGGGATCGTTTACGGGCATTGGTGAATGTTTTGAAAATCCTCTCAGAGCAACCCCCCGCTCCCACAAGCAATAGGAGGAGAAACGACTAAGACCACAGCCCGCTCATCTTTTTTGCCAGAAGCTTAAAAACAAACACTTTAAATGAATTGCCAGTTTCTATGGTGTAGTTGAATTCCTACTCATGTTTACGTTTGATTTACTTAGATAAACAATTTTGGTTTTGGTCAGGATTATTCAGATCAAATCGAATTAATTTTCTATCCTGGCTTTGTCAAAATGTGACTGATATGACCCAAGAATATACCAAAGTAGGTTTGGTCCCAAAATGGCTACATTACACTAGTAAATAAATCTATCTATTAGACATATTCAGATAGAGGAAATAGTTTGACATAGCTTCTTGAAAAATTCTTTTATGTGATTAAAAATCTCTTTGTAAAACGATGGAAAGGCTATGTAATCAATTGACCGAGCCAATTGTTCTTTGTTGTATTACAACATTAGCTACTTTTAGAGAAGTAAATACACGAACAAGTGGAGCAGACTCGACATATACTATACACTAGTTACTAGTACTATCTTTTAGCGGCAACTGTTATTTGATTTAGTGGCGGATTTAGTTGCCGGTAAAACAAACTTTTCGTGGCAGATTTTGTTGCCAATAACACTTACTTTTAGCGGCATTTCTTATATGATTGCGGCGGTTTTGTTGCCACGAATACATCTTTAAGCGGCGactattatattatttagtGGCGGTTTATGTTGTACTTACTGTGACAGTTTTTGTTGCCACTAATACTATGTGGCAATTGTAATCTGATTTAGTGGCGGTTTTAGTTGCCACTAATACTTTCTTTTTGCGGCGACTCTTACATGATTTAGTGGCGGTTTTAGTTGCCTAATATTATCTTTTAGTGGCAACAATTATTCTTATTAATAGCGGATTTAGTTGCCGCTAAAACAATTTTTAGTAGCGCCTTTTTAGGAATTAGTAGTTTTTGTAAACACTAAGACTATCTTTGAGCGGCAACTGTAATTTGATTTAGTGGCAGATTTTGTTGCCATTAATACTTTCTTTTTGCACTGATTCTTATATGATTTAGCGGCGGTTTTAGTTGCCACTAATACTATCTTTTAGCGGCAACTGTTATTTAATTTGGTGGCAGATTTTGTTGCCACTAATACCTTCTTTTTGCGGCGACCTGTTTATTTATTAATGGCGGATTTAGTTGCCGCTAAAACAAACTTTTAGCGGCGACTTTAATAGGAATTAGTGGCGGTTTTAGTTGCCACTAATACTATCTTGTAGCGGCGGTTTAAATTGCCAATAATACTACCTTTTAACAGCAACTGTTATTTTATTAGTGGCGGATTTAGTTGCCGCTAAAACAATCTTTTACGGCGACTTTAATAGGAATTAGTGGCAGTTTTTGTTGCCACGAATACTGACTTTTAGCGGCAACTGTTATTTGTTTGTGGCGGATTAAGTTGCCGCTAAAACAAATCTTTAGCGGCGACTTTAATAGGAATTCGTGGCGGTTTTAGTTGCCACTAATATTATCTTTTAGCGGCAACTGTTATTTTTATTAGTGGCGGATTAAGTTGCCGCTAAAATAAATCTTTAGCGGCGACTTTAATAGGAATTCGTGGCGCCTTTTGTTGCCACTAATACTTTCTTTTTGCGGCGACTCTTGTATGATTTAGTGGCAGTAGTAGTTGCCACTAATACTGACTTTTAGCGACACTTATATGATTTGTGGCGGTTTTGTTTGCTACTAATACTTTCTTTTTGTGGCgactttatatgattttttggtTGTTTTAGTTGCCACTAATACTTTATTCCCGGCGACTCTTATATGGTTTAGTGATGGTTTTAGTTGCCACTAATACTATCTTTTAGTGATGATAGTTTAATGATTTAGTGGCGGTTTTAGCTGCCAGTAATACTATCTTTTAGCGGCAATAGTTTAATGATTTAGTGGCTGTTTTAGTTGCCACTAACACTATCTTTTAGTGGCAATAGTTTAATGATTTAGTAGCTGTTTTAGTTGCCATTAATACAATCTTTTAGCAGTAATCGTTATATAATTTAGTGACAGTTTTAGTTGCCACGAATATTAACTTTTAGCAACGTTTGTTATGTGAATTCGTGGCGCATTTTTGTTCCACTAgttatcgaaaaagtcacaactcattaaaaaaatcacaaaccTAAGTTACgaatattttagtaatttaacattcaagttagaagTTCATGCTTTCAAggtaatatagatatagataaataaacaattagtattaatttgatcatatacaatgtaatttccAACGATAGGGATTTGGATGAACCCTTGCAACCTCCTAACTCCGTCCCTAACGTTACGCCATACTCACTACCTTATTGAAGCAAAATATCTCAGACAAGCCTGCAACTTGAACTTGTAGATCCATATAATCAAACAGGAAAATTGCTTCCAAACCACTGCTTCTGAAACATTTCAAGGAattcataagaaaaaattataaaacttaACTGAGAAATTGTACATGGCAGACACCATGATTTCTCAAGAATAAAGCTTGTACCAAATGGGAATAAAGTTGACTAAATAAAAGCTCAAGCCATACCATCATCACTGGTAGCCTTACATCCtttgaaatcaaaataatcaattatacTTCAGAGGGAAAAAAACGCATTTAGCGCAACAAAACAGAGAGTATTCTTTATGAGACTGTGATTTCTTTTTCCCTCTTTACATGGGAAACTTCTCAACCCCGGTCCCCAGTTATACCATCAGCAACCATTTCTTCAATCAAACGCCACTATATACAGATCCAGTTATGAAGGTGAAGTGAGACGCACCTTCTCTAATACAAGCATTAAACAGTTGCCTTGCTTGCAGCCCATCTCCTCTTTCGTGCTGGTCTTGGTTGCATAGGTTCAGTTGACACAGCAAACGAATCAACCAAAGGCTTAGAGACATTCTTTGTATCACTTTTGAGAGCAATAGGTTGCTTGAAACGTTCTCCACGCTTTTCCATCTTTGCCATGATCTCCAAAATCATAGGGTTGTTGTCCTGTCCCTCCACATTTTTATCATACACGAAATTCTTCATTTCACTGATTTGTGATTTGCCAGAACATGTGATTCtctttttaatgattttctCGTTCATTTCTTCAATTATCTGACCTTCTTCAATATCCAGAGACTCTTCCTGGTTGGCATCTGAGAATATATCAAGCCtttctttatcattttctttaggATCAGTTGTCACATTTCGAGTTCTGAGTGTCTTCCTGAAATGGGGTTTGCTAGTTCCATCGATGGGCTTCAGCTCCACATAACTATCTGAATCCAAGTGGCCATACCTGTCAAAGGATGTTACACCCCCTGCTTTGGAGCATCTTCCGGAGGACTGCAGATCCATGgtcacaaataaaaatcaaaatcctGATAGTTTACACAATTAATGAAGAGAGGCCGCCTTATCGTGCGTGAGCTCACGTGACATAAAAACTTACCATGAAGAGAATTAGAGAACTTGTTAACTGTTAAAGGCATAACTAGCATACCAAGTACTCAcaaacttgaaactttgaaagGGAATGTAACTTAAATAATTAAACAGAAGAGAGCTATATAGTCAATGGCTATATGCGtttgtaataaattataacTGGAGCTGAAGGATAAAAGGAATTAGCATACGTGCTAATCAAGATGACTTTCCGAAGCAGACCATCATGCTTTTGTTTACCAATAAAGTGCAGCCaagaagaaatttaaaacataggAATGTGTTAAGAACAAggataataacataaaaataaatatcagagAGACCATATAAACAATATGGTATCAATGTATcataaaattgatgaaaaagaaaTGGCTCCTGAAGCAGAAGTAAAACACTATAATTGCGAAACGAAATATGCAGTTAAAATTTTCTCCACATCTGATTCCCTTTTCTATGATgattagtttgttttttttaaaaaaaactttgacACCACCAAGGCAAGGGTCGGATCTTACCTCAAACAGAGCTGAAGAAAGTAATATGTGGATTCTAAATTCTAGAAACAGCATAATTAACTCtagttcttttttattattttgataacgGAGGTAGCAAATCTATTAAAACGATGGGGAGAAACGTAGAGAACCTTACAAAAAGACATAGTTTTCTACCAAAAGCACTGCATCATCTGTACTAAATGGAATAtcagaagtaaaaaatacttcCAAATTATGATGTTAAATTGTCATGAGCTCACACAGAAAATCAGTATTTTTAATTTGGTCTAATCTACTTAAGATCCCAAGCACTACATATCGAAACATTGAACAACCCCTTCCATTGATAAGAGAAAAACAAGACTTCATTCTAGTCCAAGTTCAAGCAGGAGCAACACCTAATATGGCCTCTCAAAAATTGAATATAGATTATCTGTCTAGCTAAAATTATCATTTCCAATCAAGATGCAAAGTTGTCCAGACACATAAAAGGAGCATGCATTAGGACAGCAACTTCAGTGGTGTAGTGATCTCCTTTTTCTTATTTCACTGCCCAGCTCACATTCTTGAACACGACTTGAAGTCATCATATTCAAAAAAAGTTGTATTGAAGAATAAATGAAAGCAAATATAACACTTTATTAAAAACTGAAGGTATCCCACATACAAAAGTGTATGCCAAGAAAGAATATAAGATTTGATAGAATGTTGAATCATGTAAAGTTCTTGTGTAAGCACTAAGCACAATTTTATGATGGTTAATATCCAAAAAGTCAGGACATGTAGGTTGACGCTGATAGTAAAAGTAAAACACAGTTTTATGCCAATGCCGGCTACCAAAGGCAACTTACCTCCTAAACTATTGCTCAATTTAAGATAAATGAACAATCAATGAAGTTATGCAGAAACATTGCGCTAGTGACATATCAATCTATCAGACTCGAGAAAAAAGATTGACAGCCCatttcaacacaacaatagaaaCTATTTGTGTTAAATGAGATCTCGTGAGTTAGAAGAATAAGTAAGCCTCGTCATGATTACAATTTAATGATACTCCAGTAATACAATTTGGTGTGTTTTCTGCCTAGTTTACTGAGATCCGCTTTACTGATATTAAAATTGCAGTACATAGAAAAAGTTTACTTGCTTATTCCTGTTGCAGAAGTTTACCTATATAACTACACAAAGACAATGAACTTCGGAGTCCTCTcttattttttgcaaaagtGCTATCACATTAGATATCTAATGTACTTCAAGTGACAAAAGACTAACACCAACTGGAGCTACAAAATGGTAACATGTCCCTTAAGCAAACACTCTTTTCTCGTCAACATATAGAGGACTGTCAGTAACAATGTTGATGCACATTTGTAGGATCAAGAAATAAACGAATAAATGGTCACCAACAGATTTATATGGTTTCATAAGTAACTAGAGAATACTGATGATCAATTGCTTAAAGGTAATAATATAAGAATTCCTAGAATAGCAAGCTTAATATAATTTTGGAGTTgacaagttcaatttttttaagggtcaattcaagaacaatttttttttttttaaaaaaaacaaggcAACATGAGAACTTTAATCTGAAATCAAACGCACAGGGAAATAGGAGACCTTGGTAGCATGAGATGATATCACACAATGGAACAGGACCCAACATATATGGAAAActcatatttacatatatactatACAATCTTGACATTTGTATACACAAAATTACCTCTCCGTTCTCAACAATCAAGCCCGTGTCAACAGAATCTCTCCCTCTTGGGAatctcctccaatgattatctTTATGAAAAACTTTAGACCCTTGACCAAATTGACTGGCATTATTGCCTTCCCTGATCAATTTGTATTTTTCCTGCTCCACATGCCTATCATCTAAAAGCTTTTCTACTGGGTTGGGTCCATGATTATTGTCAAATGAATTAAACCTTCGGTCACTTGAACTTCTTCTGAACGAATATGACGTCCTCTCAGCATCGAATATATTTTGCTGATACCTAGAActgttttcttcttcaacccATTGCATGCCTTCAGACTGCCGGCcccctcttcttcttttaaaattgtCCTGATTACCCGGATACTTGCTTGTCTGATCGGCACCAATGGAGTTGGTCAAATTAGCACCACCATCACATTTCCTAGTCCCACTGAATATTCCGTGTCTGCCACGTGGCAGTTCAGGGATCTGCCACCTTCCGCTAGAAGTACAAGATTCTCTATACAAACGAAAGGATGGAGGTCGATACCCATCAAATTTCCCTTCCTCATCCTTTAGATCCATGAAACATATATCATTTGGACTTTTGCAAGGACTGACATCTCTCCTTTTGCCCCTACTGGGGCTTTTAATTTCTCTTCTGAAATAAGTCAAATTTACATGATAGCCATCTTCTAGAATATTAGTATCCCTGTGGTTGTATGGTCTATATCTGTTATCAGTCTCTTCCATGATATCGTAGATGTAATTACATTCAGTTACAAGATCATCAGTCCTCACTCTCTTCTTACTCGGCAGCTGATCTATTTTCCGCATTCGTTGACTGGGATTCTCATCATCTGAATAGGAAATATACTTATCGATCCATTGTTCCGATTCATGAAAAGGAACGGTGTCCATATCCTGAACAGTGAGTCTTCTCCCATAATAGGGTCTATCTCTTTCCAACAATTCATCATCTGTATAAATTGATAGTTCAAGAGGATATAGCTTTCTTTTCACACTTCGACCGCCAGACCAGTTTTTGTCATATTTACATCTTAACTGATGTTCCATCTCAGGAATTTTTGTAAAAGAATCCTGGCATGGATAATCAGAAAATCGTCCTGCATTAGAGTAAAAGGGTTCTGCCCTCTTAAAATGTGAAGTATCTTCCCTTTCATGAGAGTCAAAAGCATATCGTCTATCTCTGTGTCTGTATCGGATCACAGTTGAATTACGCCTTTCATACAGTATCCTAGCATCTGATTTGTGGGAATCCTCATCTTTCAGGTGAGCAGGAATTGTTTCACTCATTCGACCAGGTCTTCTTCTGTCATGCAGCAGATCTCTTTGCACAGACCTTCTACCTCGTGTAAAATATTTAGGATCACCAGACTTTGTTCTGTTATGATTGGTTCCGTAAATTGGCTGGTAATCAATTGTACCCTTCTCCCGTAACGCAGATTCTGTGTTTGATAATAACCTTgtatgatgatcatgagattTCTCTAAGTCAAGAAAAGTCCCATCTCCAGATGTGCCACCATGACTTAGAGAACAACAAGATGAACCTGGGCTATGCTCTCTGCCTACACCACGCAGTGGTTCTTGCAACTTTATAGGTTGTCTTGGATCAGATATGTCTCTCTCACTGCTTTTAtttgcatcatgagaagatctAATTGCTCCTGAGGTTTGATCAACATTACAGTAGGTCCCTTCTTGGTGGTGTCGCTCATCTGCATAAGCGAACTCGGAATTTCCGTAGTTATCTGAACCCATAGACACGTGCTCACAAACAGGTGTAATCCTGGAATCCAGAGTTAATTTTATGAGAATGAAGTAACTTGAACcattaaatacatttttatgtATCATCAATCAGCAGAAAAACAGGAGAGATGTGAGAAGCAAGACTTAAAAGTAAAGGTGAAGATAGCAAAAAGAAAGCCGACAATGGATCAGATTACTCATGGTCCATGAAGAAGGAAATCTTTGAAAAATTTGACAATATTTTGCAAGCATGTCTAGGAAAACAAAACCTTAAAAAGACTTAGAAGCTGACAACTTTAAGCCAACTAAGCATCAAGAACATGTGAGAAAACCTATCACATTTCAAACTCTTATATTGCAACATATATAGCCTTCGAACTTTAACTACATAAGGATTAAAATCTGCAAGGTCATTTTTACTGACACGTCCTTCACAAAATAGTTGTGTTCCAATGTGAAGATTAACCAGCAAAAGAATAATGCAAGTAGTGTTACAGACTATCATCACAATTCAACCAGCAGATGACATACCTTCCAGATGTAGACTTGAATGATCCTTCTCCAGTTCCTTCCAAGCTGGCTAACTCATCTTCGCTGGGACTACTGAAACAGAGAAACTCCTTTCTATCTCCCCCAACATCTCCATTCTCAGATGCTTCCCGCTGCTCTTTTGTAGAACTTATGGGATCTTCCATTGACTGCTGCAAAGCAATCTGGTGCCAGCACAAGCCTGTGAGCACACAGCAATTAGATGGTCAAGAAAAGGgaagaattaaaaattttgataccTGTATGACGACACCAGAATCCCGATACTGTGGGCGTCCCACATCTGTTGATGGTCGGCGCTCAATCATGCTCTCTTCCACCTCTATTTCTCTACCTTTTGGCTGAACATTGGCAAGTTTATACCATAAACATCATTAACAGTTCAATTTCAGATAACATTTAAGAACTGTTAGGTAACGAAGACATctacatttttttgtaaatgtcatCTTCAGCATGGTTTGAACAGAAACATGGTCACCCTCAGCTTTCACAATCCATTTGATACACTAAGCTCAccaattgtttctttttcttcttctttttataagGTAAGGCTTCACTTATTGTTTAAGGAATAGTAAAACTTGACAATCATCCAGAGATACCTACCTTACTAATTTTCGAAGTCTTGTAGTCTGAATCTTTGACTATCTTTTTTGCTTGATCTCGGTGCTCATCCTATTTCAAAAGTCACGGCCAATGATAAACATGTAAGACATGCAGTAAAAATAGTAGAAACAACTTTGCCACAATACATGCTAGAAAGTTGGaaagaaatacaaaaacaaaGATAACAAGAAATGATAAAAGGAAAAACTATATACTCTAATACATATCAGAAACAGACAAATTTATATGCATTCATTACCAGGCAGTTGCAATACTGTTTCCAACTATCTTCATCAAagccaaaattaaaataatctcTCAAGTCAGCGCCTGGATACCGCCAAGGTTTCTTCTCAAACATATCAATATTCACGTCCAATATATTCCTGAAAAATTATGGATCAATTACAT
Proteins encoded in this region:
- the LOC125862934 gene encoding FIP1[III]-like protein; the encoded protein is MVNVAGDDNDDFGDLYADVEVQASSAINALQSSTKVQTEVNEVNDNAADGNCNRENAVRGEEECESESGDDLNILLNDDEGDDDFLNAGCDEDEIEGNGGFSVSDKGNGLGQNSNGSGSGNGEKNIYKNTRPPQVAYSSHLKANGSSCAPSYSTAFVKGKWEDNSYTQRVGSGFAAQNGQSFSLPWSRNILDVNIDMFEKKPWRYPGADLRDYFNFGFDEDSWKQYCNCLDEHRDQAKKIVKDSDYKTSKISKPKGREIEVEESMIERRPSTDVGRPQYRDSGVVIQIALQQSMEDPISSTKEQREASENGDVGGDRKEFLCFSSPSEDELASLEGTGEGSFKSTSGRITPVCEHVSMGSDNYGNSEFAYADERHHQEGTYCNVDQTSGAIRSSHDANKSSERDISDPRQPIKLQEPLRGVGREHSPGSSCCSLSHGGTSGDGTFLDLEKSHDHHTRLLSNTESALREKGTIDYQPIYGTNHNRTKSGDPKYFTRGRRSVQRDLLHDRRRPGRMSETIPAHLKDEDSHKSDARILYERRNSTVIRYRHRDRRYAFDSHEREDTSHFKRAEPFYSNAGRFSDYPCQDSFTKIPEMEHQLRCKYDKNWSGGRSVKRKLYPLELSIYTDDELLERDRPYYGRRLTVQDMDTVPFHESEQWIDKYISYSDDENPSQRMRKIDQLPSKKRVRTDDLVTECNYIYDIMEETDNRYRPYNHRDTNILEDGYHVNLTYFRREIKSPSRGKRRDVSPCKSPNDICFMDLKDEEGKFDGYRPPSFRLYRESCTSSGRWQIPELPRGRHGIFSGTRKCDGGANLTNSIGADQTSKYPGNQDNFKRRRGGRQSEGMQWVEEENSSRYQQNIFDAERTSYSFRRSSSDRRFNSFDNNHGPNPVEKLLDDRHVEQEKYKLIREGNNASQFGQGSKVFHKDNHWRRFPRGRDSVDTGLIVENGESSGRCSKAGGVTSFDRYGHLDSDSYVELKPIDGTSKPHFRKTLRTRNVTTDPKENDKERLDIFSDANQEESLDIEEGQIIEEMNEKIIKKRITCSGKSQISEMKNFVYDKNVEGQDNNPMILEIMAKMEKRGERFKQPIALKSDTKNVSKPLVDSFAVSTEPMQPRPARKRRWAASKATV